CCCCTCAGTATTAGCACTCGTTAAGTTCGAGTGCTAACAACCAACTATAATTAAAATATCACTTACCTCACCATTTGTCAAACAATACTAATCTTTATTAAAGCAAATTAATTAAATAATACTCCTGAATACTAGCAAATACTCCAGAACTTACCCAAGAATAAATTCAGCTAATACATCATTGGCTAATACTAAACCTCGACGCGTAAGAGTTATTCTTTTAGAAGTAACTCTTATATAATTCTCTTTTTCTAACTTCTTTATCTCTTGACCATATACCTTATCAAGACTTTCGCCAAAACGATCTTCAAATCTAGACAAAGAAATCCCTTCTCTTAATCTCAAGCCTAAAATCATGCTTTCTACTATTTTATCCTCACGAGTTAATTGATTTACTTCTTTAATAGGCAATTCTCCTGAGTTGACAGTATTAATATATTCTGAAATCGACGTCACATTACTACCTCTTACATCTCCATCATAAAAATGTGCCCCTGGACCTAGAGCTAAATAAGGCTCATTACGCCAATAAATCCGGTTATGCTCCGATTCATAACCAGAACGAGCAAAATTAGAAATTTCATAATGTTTATAACCATTTTCAGTTAAAAAATCCATAGTTAACTGATACATTTCTAAATCTATTTCTTCTGAAACCGGCTCTAATAAACCATTATCTACATCACGAGCAAATTTGGTCCCTGGTTCAATCTTCAAATTATATGTGGATAAATGATTAGGATGTAGTTTTAAAGATTGTCTAAGTGTAGCTTCCCATTCAACTACTTTTTGACCTGGTAAAGCAAAAATTAAATCTAAATTAATATTTTCAAATCCTAATTCTCTAGCTAAATAATAATTATCAATAGCTTGCTTAGCAGTATGAATTCTGCCTAGTTCTCTTAAAGTTTGATTATTAAAAGATTGCACACCAAAACTTAAGCGATTAATTCCACCTTCTTTTAATAAAGATAATTTATTCTTACTAAGAGTACCAGGATTAGCTTCAATACTTATTTCACTATCCGATTCTACTTTAAATTCTTCTTTGAGAAGTAATAATAAATCTAAAAGAGCATCTCCATCAAGACAAGTGGGAGTTCCACCTCCAATAAAGACACTCTTTAACGTAGGATATTTATATTTATTAGCTATCATCTTAATCTCTTCAAATAAAGCTGTTAAAAATTCATTAGCTAATTGAGATTCCCATGTTCTAGAGTTAAAGTCACAGTAATAACATTTCCTAATACAAAACGGAATATGAATATATAATCCAATTTTTTTCATAATAAATACTTCCTTTAATCATCAATTTCTAAAATAGCCATGAATGCTTCCTGTGGAATCTCAACACTTCCGACCTGTTTCATCCGTTTTTTACCCGCTTTTTGTTGTTCTAATAATTTTCTTTTTCGAGAAACATCTCCACCATAACATTTTTGTAATACATTCTTACGTTTAGCACGAATAGTCTGTCTAGCAATTACTTTTCTGCTAATAGCAGCCTGTACAGGTACTTTAAACATCTGCTGAGGAATGAATTCTTTTAATTTTTTAGTTAGCTGATTACCAATCTCATAAGCACTATCTCTATGAACAATACAAGATAGAGCATCAACAGGATCTTTATTAACTAAAATGTCTAATTTAACTAAGTCAGCTTCACGATAACCACTAAGTTCATAATCAAAAGTGGCATAACCTCTAGTTACTGATTTAAGCTGATCAAAGAAATCTAAAACTATCTCACTTAACGGTAATCCATATACTAATTTAACTCTATCCTCATCTAAATACTGCATATCCTTAAATTCGCCTCTACGATTCTGTGCAAGCTCCATGCCTTGTCCTACATACTCATCTGGTAGCATAATAGTAGCTTTTACAAAAGGTTCTTCAATATAGTCGATATACTGTCTCTCAGGCATATTCGCTGGATTTTCTACTTTAACCATTTCATCATCTTCTTTATAAACCTTATAAATTACACTAGGAGCAGTAGTAATTAAATCTAAATTATATTCTCGTTCTAACCGCTCTTGAATAATCTCCATATGTAATAATCCTAAAAATCCACATCTATATCCAAAGCCTAATGCTTCAGATGTCTCTGGTTCATATGTTAAAGAAGCATCATTTAATTGTAATTTATCTAAAGCATCCCTTAAAATTTCATAATCATCACCATCCACTGGATATAACCCACAAAAGACCATTGGCTTAGCACTTTGATACCCTGGTAGTGGCTCATCAGCAGGATTATTAGCATTAGTAATAGTATCACCTACTTGACAATAGCTGACATCTTTAACACTAGCTATTACATACCCTACTTCTCCAACAGACAATTCTTTAGTTGGTTGCATAGTAGGTGCAAAAGTTCCTACTTCTTCAACCTTAAAAGTCTTATCCGTAGCCATCATTTTAATCTTCATTCCTGGTTTAATTGAACCTTCCATTACTCGATAATAAGCAATAACACCTTGATATGGGTCATATAATGAATCAAATATTAAAGCTTTAAGAGGCTTGTCCTTATCACCATCAGGGGGTGGTACCTGCTTAACAACTTTTTTCAATACTTCTTCCATACCTATTCCTTCTTTAGCACTAGTTAAAATTGCTTCATAAGGGTCTAAACCAATATCAATTAGTTCTTCTTTTACACGGTCTGGATTAGCACTAGGTAAATCTATCTTATTTATAACCGGAATTATTTCTAAATCAGCTTCTAAAGCTAAGTAAATATTAGCTAGAGTCTGTGCTTCTACTCCTTGGGCCGCATCAATTACTAATAATGCTCCTTCACACGCTGCCAAACTTCGAGAAACTTCATAGGTGAAATCGACATGACCAGGAGTATCTATTAAATTTAAAGTATACTCAACGTCATCACTAGTATTATATTTCATCCTTACAGCTTGAGCTTTAATGGTAATGCCACGTTCACGTTCTAAATCCATATTATCTAAAAGCTGTTCTTCCATTTCTCTTTCAGTAACTGTATCTGTATGCTCTAACAATCTATCGGCTAAAGTTGACTTTCCATGATCAATATGTGCTATGATACAGAAATTTCTAATTCTATCTTGACTGACTTCGCTCAACTTTTTGTCCTCCTTTATTCATAAGCTTACCTTTACAATTATAACACCGATCCCCTAATTTATCAAACTACGCAAATGATATTATTCACCTAGTTCCTCAGCCAATAAAGAAGCAATTACATCAGCCATTAATCGAGCAGAGCGCTTTACCTCAGGCAGTGTATTAATAACCCCTCCAAACTCTAAAATTAAAGCATGAGGATGAATATCTTGATTATAACGTCTATTTTCTACTACCTTCACTTTTCTTAATAATCCAGGATACATACTAGACATCTTATCTGCTAACCTATTAGCAAATTCTAGATTCTTTCTCCAATTCGGATGTGATAAACCATAATCTGAATCTGCTTTAGCAACTACAATCATTATTCTGGCTACTTTTTGACCGTTAATAGTAGTTGTCATGACTTCTTTATTCTGTTTAGCTAAAGCATCGCGATGGATATCAAATACCATTTTTAAGTTTGAATTTTCTTTAACTAAACGTTGTCCAACTCTTCTTGATTTAAAATAAGCTCTTCTATATACAGAATCATTAACTTGGGTATCCTGAATAGCTTGAATTCCATATTTATAATTCAAAGTCTTAACTAACTCTCTACCTACCTCTGTTATATCTCCTTTAGTCCCAGGCGCTGAATGTCCATTAAAGACATTAACTCCATAGCTTTCAGAAGTATGGGTATGATAGACTGCCGCCAATACATTACTATAAAAAGTCTTGACCTCTTTAGATTGCTGAGTTTGAAAAAATCTAACATTATCATTATTAGACTGGCTACTTTGCTTAGTTTGTGAAAATTTCAAGTTAGAATCCTGTAAAGCTTGTCTTTTATTATTGGAACTTCTTTGTATATTATTATTATTTCTTTGTCTTACTGTTGGATAAATTTCTGAAGATGCTACTTCTACTGAATTTTTATTTAAAACTAAAGGGAAAGCTAATTCTGAATCAAGTATACTAACTGGATCACTAATTTTAATATTTAATAAAGATTTAGAAATTAAATCAATTAAATCTGTTGGGCTATTAACCAAATAACTTATTGGTTCTTGCTGCTTACTACCTAAAATAGGCAATGCATGTTTTAAAATTTGTTTAGAATTACTAATATTTAATTCTATGGGTAAAATTGAATTAGGTTTTAATAAATTTATTGAATCACTTAAGATATTAATTATCCCTAATGATAATACTAAAATTAAAATAATTAATATTATTCTTTTAAGTATATAATCTGTTGTTAAAAACATAATTCTTCACCCCTATCCTATTAATGATATCTATGCAAGAATCATAAAAATAGAACTAAAAATAAATAACAAAAATCTATTTCAATAACAAAAACGCTCTGACTTTTAAGTCAGAGCGTTTTTGTTACTGTAAATACATTGATACATCTTCTTCTTTGATATCAGGATGAAGTGCTACATTTAATCCACCAGCAACAACTCTACCAACATCTTTAATTATTTTATCTATTCCTTTAGGAGCCATAATTAGATCCCCCAAATATGGCTGTAAAATTTGATTAATAATCTCTTCCTTTTGCTCTTCGTTAATCTGCTGTAATCTATTATTTAAGTCAGTCCCAGCTAATTGCTCATGCTCCTTAATCTTATCTATAGTATCACTAACTATTGTAACAGAATTAATAACTGTAGGAACTCCTAAAGCAACTACTGGAACTCCCATATCTTCTCTTGTAATTCCTATTCTCTTTTTACCAAGACCAGAACCAGGATAAATACCAGTATCACTAATCTGAATTGTGGAAGCTAAATGTTTGCTCTCTCTAGCAGCTAAAGAATCAACAGCAATTACCAAATCTGGATGTACTTTATCAATTACCCCTTTTAATATTTCAGCAGTCTCAATCCCTGTTAATCCTAAAACACCAGGAGCTAAAGCACAGACTGGCCGCATTCCTTCTCTAGCTTCTATAGGAGCTGCATCATATAGATGTCTCGTTACTAATAAATGATGAGCTACCCTAGGGCCTAAAGCATCAGGAGTAGCATTCCAATTCCCTAACCCAATTACTAAAATTGTAGGCTCTTTATCAGAATTTTTATTTAGATTTTCAAAATGTATTAAATGATTTAACTCGTCTGCCATTACTCCGCTCAAATACTCATGTAATGGTCGCTGTCCTTGTCTTAATCCTTCAGATTCAATGGTAATATAATTGCCTGGTTTCTTACCGATAGCTTTAGCGGCCTGTTGATTCATTACTTGTATTCTAGTTATCTTAGCATCATCAACTTGCTCTTCATCTAAGGTAACTCCTTCTATTTCTCCACCGGTTCTTTCAACTGCTAAATTTCTAGATTCAACCGCTAAATCTGTAAGAACGCTTAAATCTAGAGGTGTATTATCATTTCCCATAAGCTACCTCCTAAATAATTTAATTATCTTAATTCTGTAGGAACAAAGGCATCAACAATCCCTATAACTAAAGCAGCTAATAAAGCACCTACTACTGTTACTGCCATATTAGCAACTACAAATTGAGTAAAATAAATTACTACTGACGAAGTAATAAAACCTATAATTCCTCTACTTTGTGGTGAAATATCATCACCTAAAACCGCTTCAATAGCATATCCTATAACAGCAATAACTATAGCTGCAATTAAAGCATTAGTAAATCCTACAATTTCAAAACCAGGTAAAAAATAACCAACAGCCAAAAGAACAAAAGCAGAAACAATGAATCTAACAATTGCGCCTAACCAACCTACCATGCTATCACCTCCTTTAAAATTTTAATTACTATTATGATATCCGATTCTATTTTTTATATTCAAAACTAAAATTATACTTGCATTTTTTTATTACATATGATAAAATTCTTAATGTTATGTCTAAAATGATAAATACAATTTAATATAATTACTTAATCATATTTTCTTGGATTAAAAGGAGGTGACCGATTAATGCCAACTAGTAAATCTGCAACTAAAAGAGTAAGAACTGCTGAAACTAAAAGAAAAAGAAATGTCAAAATTAAAGACAAGCTTAAAAATACAATCAAAAGTTTTGAAGCAGCTATAGAAGATGAAGATGTAGAGTTAGCTAAAGAAGAATTAAGAAATGCTAAACAAGTTATTGATAAATCTGTTTCTAAAGGTATTATTCATGAGAATAATGCAGCTCGTAAAAAGTCTAAGCTTGAGCGTACTTTTAATGAGTTAGCTGGTTAATCCCATAAAAACATAAGAAACCCTTACATCCAAATGGATGTAAGGGTTTCTTTTTTATCTTATTTTATTATTTCTTTTAACTTTAAAATCAATAACTCAAGTTCCAATTCTTTATCTTGTCCCGTTACTAATTGTACATTACTCTCTAATAACATTTCCAAAATCGTCTCTAAATTAGTAATCGAAAAATTTCTTCCTTGTTTTATACATTTCTTTATTGGATAAGGATGCTGTTTTAATCTAGAAGCTATCTGTTTAGCTGAATTCCCTTCCCTATATAATACTTTTGATTGTAAAATCAATCTTATCTGCCTAGCAATCATCATTAACAAACCGATTTCTGATTGTCCATCTGCTATCATATCATTTAATAACCTTAAAGCCTTTTCATTATTCTGTTCACCAATAGCATCTACAAAATCAAAAATAATATTCTCTTTTAATAATCTATCCTTACTAATAATCTCTTTTACTTTCTGTACAGTAATTAAATCCTCATCACCTAAAAAAGTAGATATCTTTTGCAATTCCATATCTAATCTCTGCAAATCATCATTAAATGTATTCTCTAATAATTTAATAGCTTGTCTATTTATTTGCTTTCCTAATTCTGAAGCTCTTTTTTTAATCCATTTATCTAATGCTTTATATTTTAAGTTTTCAAATTCTAAAACTTGCCCTACTTTTTTAAATCCTTTATACAATTTAGTTCTTTTATCAGGATTATTAGTAGTTTTAAATAATAAAATTGAAGTTTCAGGAAAGTCACCTAAAATCTCAATCATTCTTTCTGCTTCTTTTTTCTTAAATTTATTCGTAAATATCCTATTTGACTTTACAACAATAATTCTTCTTTCACTCATAAATGGTAATTGATTAACTGAATTAATTAATGTAGATATAAATTCTTCCTTTTCATCATCAATAAAATTAAGATTGAAATCTTTAAATTCATCATCTGCAAATTTTTCGACAAAATTATTTATAAATTCATTAATTAAATATTCTTCATCTCCAAATAATAAAAACACATTATCTAAATTAATTATTTTTTTATTTAAGATTTTTTTATATGTCATCGATTTCACCTCTATTTCCTTATTCTATACATAAAATTTGGATTCCTTTCTTAAAATTCATTATTTGTCTTTAAATGCTAACATATTATCTCACATTCTGCAAATAGTATAAATACTACTTGTCTTGACCAAATCAAATAAAGGAGGAATTCAGGTGAGTAAAAATCAACCTGTCAACCCTCTAGCTAAGAAAGCCCTAGATAAATTTAAATATGAAGTTGCTGATGAATTAGACTTAACTAATGACATCAAAAGCAAAGGCTGGGGCAACATGACCACTCGTGATTGTGGCCGAGTCGGTGGACAGATGGTTAGAAAAATGATAGAGAAAGCTGAAAATGGTATGGCACAAGATAAGTAGTAAAATAAGAGCGGTAATTAA
The sequence above is a segment of the Selenihalanaerobacter shriftii genome. Coding sequences within it:
- the hemW gene encoding radical SAM family heme chaperone HemW; translated protein: MKKIGLYIHIPFCIRKCYYCDFNSRTWESQLANEFLTALFEEIKMIANKYKYPTLKSVFIGGGTPTCLDGDALLDLLLLLKEEFKVESDSEISIEANPGTLSKNKLSLLKEGGINRLSFGVQSFNNQTLRELGRIHTAKQAIDNYYLARELGFENINLDLIFALPGQKVVEWEATLRQSLKLHPNHLSTYNLKIEPGTKFARDVDNGLLEPVSEEIDLEMYQLTMDFLTENGYKHYEISNFARSGYESEHNRIYWRNEPYLALGPGAHFYDGDVRGSNVTSISEYINTVNSGELPIKEVNQLTREDKIVESMILGLRLREGISLSRFEDRFGESLDKVYGQEIKKLEKENYIRVTSKRITLTRRGLVLANDVLAEFILG
- the lepA gene encoding translation elongation factor 4; the protein is MSEVSQDRIRNFCIIAHIDHGKSTLADRLLEHTDTVTEREMEEQLLDNMDLERERGITIKAQAVRMKYNTSDDVEYTLNLIDTPGHVDFTYEVSRSLAACEGALLVIDAAQGVEAQTLANIYLALEADLEIIPVINKIDLPSANPDRVKEELIDIGLDPYEAILTSAKEGIGMEEVLKKVVKQVPPPDGDKDKPLKALIFDSLYDPYQGVIAYYRVMEGSIKPGMKIKMMATDKTFKVEEVGTFAPTMQPTKELSVGEVGYVIASVKDVSYCQVGDTITNANNPADEPLPGYQSAKPMVFCGLYPVDGDDYEILRDALDKLQLNDASLTYEPETSEALGFGYRCGFLGLLHMEIIQERLEREYNLDLITTAPSVIYKVYKEDDEMVKVENPANMPERQYIDYIEEPFVKATIMLPDEYVGQGMELAQNRRGEFKDMQYLDEDRVKLVYGLPLSEIVLDFFDQLKSVTRGYATFDYELSGYREADLVKLDILVNKDPVDALSCIVHRDSAYEIGNQLTKKLKEFIPQQMFKVPVQAAISRKVIARQTIRAKRKNVLQKCYGGDVSRKRKLLEQQKAGKKRMKQVGSVEIPQEAFMAILEIDD
- the spoIIP gene encoding stage II sporulation protein P; amino-acid sequence: MFLTTDYILKRIILIILILVLSLGIINILSDSINLLKPNSILPIELNISNSKQILKHALPILGSKQQEPISYLVNSPTDLIDLISKSLLNIKISDPVSILDSELAFPLVLNKNSVEVASSEIYPTVRQRNNNNIQRSSNNKRQALQDSNLKFSQTKQSSQSNNDNVRFFQTQQSKEVKTFYSNVLAAVYHTHTSESYGVNVFNGHSAPGTKGDITEVGRELVKTLNYKYGIQAIQDTQVNDSVYRRAYFKSRRVGQRLVKENSNLKMVFDIHRDALAKQNKEVMTTTINGQKVARIMIVVAKADSDYGLSHPNWRKNLEFANRLADKMSSMYPGLLRKVKVVENRRYNQDIHPHALILEFGGVINTLPEVKRSARLMADVIASLLAEELGE
- the gpr gene encoding GPR endopeptidase; translated protein: MGNDNTPLDLSVLTDLAVESRNLAVERTGGEIEGVTLDEEQVDDAKITRIQVMNQQAAKAIGKKPGNYITIESEGLRQGQRPLHEYLSGVMADELNHLIHFENLNKNSDKEPTILVIGLGNWNATPDALGPRVAHHLLVTRHLYDAAPIEAREGMRPVCALAPGVLGLTGIETAEILKGVIDKVHPDLVIAVDSLAARESKHLASTIQISDTGIYPGSGLGKKRIGITREDMGVPVVALGVPTVINSVTIVSDTIDKIKEHEQLAGTDLNNRLQQINEEQKEEIINQILQPYLGDLIMAPKGIDKIIKDVGRVVAGGLNVALHPDIKEEDVSMYLQ
- a CDS encoding phage holin family protein encodes the protein MVGWLGAIVRFIVSAFVLLAVGYFLPGFEIVGFTNALIAAIVIAVIGYAIEAVLGDDISPQSRGIIGFITSSVVIYFTQFVVANMAVTVVGALLAALVIGIVDAFVPTELR
- the rpsT gene encoding 30S ribosomal protein S20; translation: MPTSKSATKRVRTAETKRKRNVKIKDKLKNTIKSFEAAIEDEDVELAKEELRNAKQVIDKSVSKGIIHENNAARKKSKLERTFNELAG
- the holA gene encoding DNA polymerase III subunit delta; the encoded protein is MTYKKILNKKIINLDNVFLLFGDEEYLINEFINNFVEKFADDEFKDFNLNFIDDEKEEFISTLINSVNQLPFMSERRIIVVKSNRIFTNKFKKKEAERMIEILGDFPETSILLFKTTNNPDKRTKLYKGFKKVGQVLEFENLKYKALDKWIKKRASELGKQINRQAIKLLENTFNDDLQRLDMELQKISTFLGDEDLITVQKVKEIISKDRLLKENIIFDFVDAIGEQNNEKALRLLNDMIADGQSEIGLLMMIARQIRLILQSKVLYREGNSAKQIASRLKQHPYPIKKCIKQGRNFSITNLETILEMLLESNVQLVTGQDKELELELLILKLKEIIK
- a CDS encoding alpha/beta-type small acid-soluble spore protein, whose product is MSKNQPVNPLAKKALDKFKYEVADELDLTNDIKSKGWGNMTTRDCGRVGGQMVRKMIEKAENGMAQDK